The following are encoded together in the Vanrija pseudolonga chromosome 7, complete sequence genome:
- the alr2800 gene encoding putative WD repeat-containing protein produces MNMSTSSLHNLIAHYLAQNYPLALPPFLGATGIPPPDLANPPVPDLPTLVADAVSAQLAQQLAATSLSAGIDGEQTLAELIKAPLPPTATLGAVIRSVDDVSAANLLAVKVATLPRRSFDTATASYHAQWVKSIVAASADRAIRVIDYATGEVTSLLELHKAPALTFAVHPTNSRYLASGSMDGSTVLSDLVTGAVLQRFQAGKFVVRVAFSADGRWLAAASYDKSVTLFEAVGSAHAPPPTEDDLPLDEGDDADLAMEPSLRYEERFKVATEGNPEAILFHPRGEWLLFTVRGSHELQYLRLPGADAGGMDFDSAAAAAEGSVAARTAPWTIATKSFNPHPLDTHVSFAVLDLALHPSGRVVACLTGDHSGPAKERVLLYGVEPEETERLACLWTGSEGDDYVLPRLAWLPDGTGIVTTTPTGHLHLLSLGGEKRATLKAHGSRGAGTGTTDVVRDLDVSPTEDGGYEVVSVGYDRRVQISR; encoded by the exons ATGAACATGTCGACCAGCAGCCTGCACAACCTGATAGCGCACTACCTAGCGCAGAACTacccgctcgcgctgccgccctTCCTAGGCGCGACGGGCATCCCGCCACCGGACCTCGCGAACCCGCCCGTGCCCGACCTGCCAACGCTGGTCGCGgacgccgtctcggcgcaGCTGGCCCAGCAGCTGGCCGCGACCTCGCTGTCTGCCGGGATCGACGGCGAGCAaacgctcgccgagctgatCAAGGCGCCCCTcccgccgacagcgacgctgGGCGCCGTCATCCGCTCCGTGGACGACGTGAGCGCggccaacctcctcgccgtcaaggTGGCCACTCTCCCACGCCGCAGCTTCGACACGGCGACCGCGAGCTATCACGCACAGTGGGTCAAGTCTATcgtcgccgcgagcgcggacAGGGCGATCCGCGTGATCGACTATGCGACTGGCGAG GTCACCtccctgctcgagctgcacaAGGCGCCAGCGCTCACGTTCGCCGTGCACCCCACCAACAGCCGATACCTCGCCAGCGGGAGCATGGACGGGAGCACGGTGCTGTCCGACCTGGTGACGGGGGCGGTGCTCCAGCGCTTCCAGGCCGGCAAGTTtgtcgtgcgcgtcgcgttCTCGGCCGACGGGCGCTGgctcgcggcggcaagcTACGACAAGAGCGTGACGCTCTTCGAGGCGGTGGGaagcgcgcacgcgcccccgcccaccgaggacgacctgcCCCTCGACGAGGGGGACGACGCGGATCTCGCGATGGAGCCGAGCTTGCGGTACGAGGAGCGCTTCAAGGTCGCTACTGAGGGCAATCCCGAGGCGATCCTCTTCCACCCGCGCGGCGAGTGGCTCTTGTTCACTGTTAGGGGCAGCCACGAGCTGCAGTACTTGCGTCTGCCGGGAGCCGACGCCGGGGGCATGGACTtcgacagcgccgccgccgccgcggaagGCTCGGTCGCCGCCCGCACGGCGCCGTGGACGATCGCGACCAAGTCCTTCAACCCGCACCCGCTCGACACGCACGTGTCCTTCGCGgtactcgacctcgcgctgcacCCTTCGGGTAGGGTGGTGGCGTGCTTGACGGGCGACCATTCGGGCCCGGCAAAGGAGCGCGTGTTGCTGTATGGCGTCGAGCCGGAGGAG ACCGAGCGCCTCGCATGCCTCTGGACCGGGTCAGAGGGCGACGACTACGTtctcccccgcctcgcgtGGCTGCCCGACGGCACGGGCATCgtgacgaccacgccgacgggACACTTGCACCTGCTCTcccttggcggcgagaagcgcgccaCGCTCAAGGCGcacggctcgcgcggcgccggtaCCGGCACGACTGATGTGGTGCGGGACCTCGATGTCAGCCCCACTGAGGACGGTGGGTACGAGGTCGTCAGTGTGGGTTATGATCGGCGGGTACAGATCTCGCGCTag
- the SAY1 gene encoding Steryl acetyl hydrolase 1: protein MPDGTFVEKKGSPAPSREANHSPVIDDDWGEMTSEAIMERCSHHAPRNAFVRNPLLRRAYLLLFVLCTLLVLVPLWTLLYLPRANRPRRSWTLKRCLRVRWSRRLCAVVARCEIDYLGRDLSVDLDPQTLEWSHPVTLQPAPAHWLRGHPAAMLEKLHQSRGNWVPHFVHRYRAAKAGVWGRWNPPAHAPPATPYNFAPVPAFWYTGRKVTPTSRPRARHPGDPVLLLFHGGGYVLGTAAESDLTSSIAKAAVQHTPVRHILSVDYRLAGAGPWPLPLLDAISAYHHIVKVDGVDECDLLLGGDSAGAHLALALARYLRDEGRALGLNGPRGIIALSPWSDIGFTHSWGEDAFARNAESDTIDNSLGPFAVSLLLRALPASLMHTNTYLSPSSQLIPPASTGPNSFENFPPVFIVCGGAERLENEIHELFHRILLARNKPLRGVGDELVVRPDAVHDFMIFPHFADEAAVVFEHMDDWLRQLLLSDSESDGEAEAAGALAEEVFAKSPELFATSPKLQAALARRESHRASRAARASLLVGKSPRLRPYRDTPRLMYGDMQAEGLHLIDIPPLDLDALHLPQSAAEIFTPFTSQMEKGEWDFGEADEGWYEGGGSGDDEEEVEEEEEVTPPPLALPPPAKIQPRRRR from the exons ATGCCTGACGGCACGTTCGTCGAAAAGAAGGGCAGCCCAGCACCCTCCCGCGAGGCCAACCACAGCCCCGTTATCGACGATGACTGGGGAGAGATGACCTCGGAGGCGATCATGGAGCGATGC TCGCACCATGCCCCGCGCAACGCGTTCGTCCGGAACCCGCTCCTCAGACGCGCGTATCTGCTGCTGTTTGTGCTGTGCacgctgctcgtcctcgtccccctcTGGACGCTGCTGTACCTCCCGCGTGCCAACCGGCCACGGAGGTCGTGGACACTCAAGAGATGTCTCCGTGTGCGCTGGAGCCGGCGGCTTtgcgctgtcgtcgcgcggtgCGAGATTGACTACCTCGGCAGGGACCTGTCTGTTGACCTT GACCCACAGACGCTCGAGTGGTCCCATCCGGTGACTCTGcagccggcgccagcgcacTGGCTGCGCGGCCACCCGGCCGCCATGCTCGAGAAGCTGCACCAGTCGCGCGGCAACTGGGTGCCGCACTTTGTACACCGGTACCGCGCTGCCAAGGCCGGTGTCTGGGGGCGCTGGAACCCGCCGGCTCACGCACCACCAGCCACGCCGTACAACTTCGCGCCGGTCCCGGCGTTCTGGTACACGGGGCGCAAGGTGACGCCCACGTCACGCCCACGGGCCCGGCACCCAGGCGACCCGGTGCTCCTCCTGTTCCATGGTGGTGGCTACGTGCTTGGCACTGCGGCTGAGAGCGacttgacgagctcgattGCAAAAGCGGCGGTGCAGCACACACCCGTGCGGCACATTCTGTCGGTCGACTACCGGCTGGCCGGGGCCGGGCCGTGGCCTCTGCCGCTGCTGGACGCGATCAGCGCCTACCACCACATTGTCAAGGTTGATGGTGTGGACGAGTGCGATCTGCTACTCGGCGGTGACAGTGCCGGCGCGCACTTGGCCCTGGCGTTGGCTCGCTACctccgcgacgagggccgcgCACTCGGACTCAACGGCCCGCGGGGCATCATTGCGCTCAGCCCGTGGTCCGACATTGGTTTCACGCACTCATGGGGCGAGGACGCGTTCGCGCGCAACGCCGAGAGCGACACGATCGACAACAGCTTGGGCCCGTTCGCCGTatcgctcctcctccgcgcaCTCCCAGCCAGCCTGATGCACACCAACACGTacctgtcgccgtcgtcgcagcTCAtaccgccggcgtcgacaggCCCAAACAGCTTTGAAAACTTCCCACCAGTGTTCATTGTCTgcggtggcgccgagcgcctcgagaaCGAAATCCACGAGCTCTTCCACCGTATCCTCCTGGCGCGCAACAAGCCGCTCaggggcgtcggcgacgagctcgtcgtgcgccCAGACGCAGTGCACGACTTTATGATCTTCCCGCActttgccgacgaggcggcggtcgTGTTCGAGCACATGGACGACTGGCtgcggcagctgctgctgtccgactccgagtcggacggggaggccgaggccgccggcgcgctggccgaggaAGTCTTCGCCAAGTCGCCCGAGCTGttcgccacctcgcccaagctgcaggctgcgctcgcgcgcagaGAGTCGCAccgcgcgagccgcgccgcgcgcgcgtcgctcctcgtcggcaagaGCCCTCGCCTCAGGCCGTACCGCGACACCCCGCGCCTCATGTACGGCGACATGCAGGCCGAGGGTCTGCACCTCATCGACATCcccccgctcgacctcgacgcgctccacctcccccagtCGGCCGCCGAGATCTTCACCCCCTTCACGAGCCAGATGGAGAAGGGCGAGTGGGACTttggcgaggccgacgaggggtGGTATGAGggtgggggcagcggcgacgacgaggaggaggtggaagaggaggaggaggtgacGCCGCCTCCGCTTGCGTTGCCGCCCCCAGCCAAGATCCAGCccaggcggcgccggtga
- the ZIFL2 gene encoding putative peptide/nitrate transporter, producing the protein MASSPPPDRLALPPLPESEGSSFLGLDSGNTPGTPTPFSSAAAQLGRGGQRSMLGITSGTGRQDDPLATPVAAAPSSAARRVSNVRPSFSTARGSIRTTRRVSRLHHHHGLDDEDDEQPKLPTLVPGIRPAYSTPLPTLPLVVLCIGMISELLAANLSQPFMIKMVKNFLLSSGHEGDLEESAGKWTGNLVSVFYITQFFTSLLWSGIADRHGRRAVLVASMAVSGAGPGSAIALVMFGTSTSLPEAICVRLIQGIFGGSIGVFRGSIRDITDETNASRAYSILGYMWGMGGVIGPILGGVFESPATNFPGTFLGRVALFEHKPYLLPTLMGSSVLFIGAILACFLSWDGGVRGGSRIQLEVEKDEPLVPSRTDTQSPTREGGRVASLRIKPSRVFSSHEEEAGPTGQSLLSTSMKLRRESLASLGTAYGYGGIRSKHPTLAARRAMQQARRASQSSARDGDEDGDGADPRRVSLATKFLLAADENTFNINDLWLSAAVAQETNVFDDDDDEYSEDEGDRSDVIDDDEISLAQTDNGENATPMQSSPSSPGYHNRHTSSSYRRPRVASGGSELQRALRRPSTASRRHSGSGPVPAIFANTGLSLTSTPGLAAFEDNDSAFDPFSPPGTVRRVGAPAPLTAIQEARVPTPVASPGASITEKPESRWKLLPLLVICQYGMLSCHESIHSQLFLSFILTDYKSGGVGINPAHYSVLVALMCVGQLVWQFYLFPRLGPPLGRFNHLQMFRLGSALYIPGYLLVPLLHSVASPDSEGGFFVMTMMSLISALRYCGSTFAYTSIMILINAMTPPHLIGVANGLAQSVVSCARFMGPAIGGSLWGASIKDNPSGYPKGFYVVGVLAVVQLFGSLFIH; encoded by the exons ATGGCATcatccccgccgccagacCGGCTGGCGCTCCCACCCCTCCCAGAGAGCGAAGGCAGCTCattcctcggcctcgataGCGGCAACACGcccggcacgccgacgccgttctCATCAGCCGCtgcgcagctcgggcggggcggccaGCGGTCCATGCTGGGAATCACGTCGGGTACCGGCCGGCAGGACGACCCGCTGGccacgcccgtcgccgccgcgccgtcgtctgcagcgcgccgcgtgaGCAACGTCCGCCCGTCCTTCTCCACCGCACGCGGCTCGATTCGAACCACGCGCCGCGTGTCACGCCTGCACCACCAtcatggcctcgacgacgaagacgacgagcagccAAAGCTTCCAACCTTAGTCCCCGGTATCCGTCCGGCCTACTCCACCCCCCTGCCCACTCtcccgctcgtcgtcctctgcaTT GGCATGATCTCCGAGCTCCTGGCCGCAAACCTGTCCCAACCTTTCATGATCAAGATGGTCAAGA ACTTCTTGTTGAGCTCGGGGCACGAAGGCGACTTGGAGGAGTCGGCAGGCAAATGGACCG GCAACCTCGTGTCCGTGTTCTACATCACCCAGTTCTTCACCTCTCTGCTGTGGAGCGGCATCGCAGACCGCCATGGTCGTCGTGCCGTCCTCGTAGCGAGCATGGCAGTGAGTGGCGCTGGCCCA GGCAGCGCCATTG CACTTGTCATGTTCGGCACTTCGACCTCG CTTCCTGAAGCGATCTGTGTGCGACTGATCCAGGGCATCTTTGGTGGCTCCATCGGCGTG TTCCGTGGCTCTATCCGCGACATTACCGATGAGACAAATGCCAGCCGTGCCTACAGTATCCTTGGATACATGTGGGGTATGGGTGGTGTGATCGGACCG ATCCTTGGTGGTGTGTTTGAGAGCCCGGCGACAAACTTCCCAGGCACTTTCCTCGGACGCGTTGCTCTGTTCGAGCACAAGCCCTACCTCCTCCCAACGCTCATGGGCTCGTCGGTGCTCTTCATCGGCGCGATCCTGGCGTGCTTCCTCTCGTGGGACGGCGGTGTTCGTGGCGGATCGCGTAtccagctcgaggtcgagaaggacgagcCTTTGGTGCCCTCACGGACCGACACCcagtcgccgacgcgcgagGGTGGTCGCGTTGCGTCGCTGCGTATCAAGCCCAGCCGCGTCTTCTCGTCccacgaggaggaggccgggCCAACGGGCCAGTCCCTTCTCAGCACTTCCATGAAGCTCCGCCGCGAGAGCCTGGCGAGTCTGGGCACGGCCTACGGCTACGGTGGTATCCGTTCCAAGCACCCTAcgctcgctgcccgccgcgccatgCAGCAggctcgccgcgcgtcgcAGTCGTCCGCTcgtgacggcgacgaggatggtGACGGTGCCGACCCGCGCCGCGTGAGCCTTGCGACAAAGTTCCTCCTTG ccgccgacgaaAACACGTTCAACATCAACGACCTCTGGCTTTCCGCCGCTGTTGCCCAGGAGACCAACGTctttgacgacgatgacgacgagtactctgaggacgagggcgacagATCGGACGTgattgacgacgacgagatctcACTTGCCCAGACCGATAATGGTGAGAACGCGACGCCAATGCAGTCTTCGCCTTCGTCCCCAGGCTACCACAACCGccacacctcgtcgtcctATCGCCGCCCGAGGGTAGCCTCTGGAGGTAgcgagctgcagcgcgcgcttcgCAGACCCTCGACGGCATCCCGCCGCCACTCTGGCTCGGGACCTGTACCGGCCATCTTTGCCAACACTGGTCTGAGTCTGACCTCGACTCCTGGCCTCGCCGCGTTCGAGGACAATGACTCGGCATTCGACCCCTTCTCGCCTCCCGGGACCGTCCGCCGTGTTggtgcccccgcccccctcaCGGCAATCCAAGAAGCCCGCGTGCCGACTCCTGTTGCGAGCCCCGGGGCCTCCATCACGGAGAAGCCCGAGTCACGCTGGAAGCTGCTGCCACTGCTCGTCATCTGCCAGTACGGCATGCTGTCGTGCCACGAGTCGATTCACAGTCAGCTCTTCCTGTCCTTCATCCTGAC CGACTACAAGTCTGGTGGCGTGGGTATCAACCCCGCGCACTACTCGGTGCTCGTCGCTCTCATGTGTGTTGGGCAGCTCGTCTGGCAGTTCTACCTGTTCCCCAGACTGGGCCCTCCCCTCGGCCGGTTCAACCACCTGCAAATGttccgcctcggcagcgccCTCTACATCCCCGGCTACCTCCTCGTCCCGCTCCTGCacagcgtcgcgtcgcccgacTCTGAAGGCGGCTTCTTTGTCATGACGATGATGTCGCTCATCTCTGCGCTCCGTTACTGCGGAAGCACGTTTGCGTACACGTCGATCATGATTCTGATCAACGCCATGACGCCACCTCATCTCATTGGCGTGGCGAATGGTCTTGCCCAGTCGGTCGTGTCGTGCGCGCGTTTCATGGGACCGGCCATTGGTGGCAGCCTGTGGGGTGCAAGCATCAAGGACAACCCGTCTGGGTACCCCAAGGGCTTCTACGttgtcggcgtgctcgcggtCGTGCAGTTGTTCGGCTCGTTGTTCATCCACTAG
- the lysmd1 gene encoding LysM and putative peptidoglycan-binding domain-containing protein 1 translates to MLSSPVRPAPLTARSSLDDGELDPWAASDDGGGGGESSDPETIVARRPPAPTPPPIAETLDLDPALDPPDPAPRRTPSNLKLRGSPRIGGPGGPGAASSSTLRSPALPSASAPRTPASPAASAPGALGGMGKGVPRATSHPLALDELALGLRNGTLDGKIASLRLDERDDDDVSDVSRPNLRRLTSEMDRAVAESQGSSASASERGSVDLLRVAAEVEVIVHQIKQGESLPGIALRYGIELGTLRKANKMWPSDPLHLRTHLYVPLDACRPTAKGDTMVRAGGQVTIVPRRAGENGEGSSSSGASNGAGSSAAAAAHDGGVTLDIVRLPASQLRFFPGQRREPSGRHSSRSLDNEVGRSADSVRALSATERAARRQRARTHAGTFSPDDPLPPPPGKSTKRVVRLRPPRELAPAPAAGEQSLATRLSMLFSVAPPPAHPAAAAASASSPRVSSTGGSRPTSGASTPSYHPAVPAVELEMDARAVPRRTDVRPEDLRRMASAGGHIKPRKPTDKKRD, encoded by the exons atgCTCTCCTCCCCCGTGCGACCAGCGCCGCTCACGGCGCGGAGCTCGctcgatgacggcgagctggatCCGTgggccgcgagcgacgacggcggcggcggcggcgagagctcGGACCCCGAGACGATAGTTGCGCGGcgaccaccagcaccaacaccaccaccaataGCAGAGACGCTCGACCTGGACCCGGCGCTCGACCCGCCAGATCCAGCACCGCGGCGGACCCCGAGCAACCTGAAGCTGCGCGGCAGCCCGCGGATAGGAGGGCCAGGGGGACCAGgagccgcgtcgtcgtcgacgttgcggtcgccggcgctgccgagcgcaagcgcaccacgcacgccggcgtcgcctgccgcctcggcccccggcgcgctcggcggcatgggcaAGGGCGTGCCCCGCGCCACGTCGcacccgctcgcgctggacgagctcgcgctcggcctgcggAACGGGACGTTGGACGGCAAGATTGCGTcgctgcgcctcgacgagcgcgacgacgacgacgtgtcggATGTGTCGCGGCCCAATCTGCGCCGGCTGACCAGCGAGATGGACCGCGCGGTGGCCGAGAGCCAGgggagcagcgcgagcgcgagcgagcgggggaGCGTCGACCTGTTACGCGTTGCcgcggaggtcgaggtgaTTGTGCATCAG ATCAAGCAGGGCGAGTCGCTACCTGGCATTGCATTGCGCTACGGCATCGAG CTAGGGACGCTGCGAAAGGCAAACAAGATGTGGCCTTCGGACCCGCTGCATCTCCGGACGCACCTGTACGTGCCCCTCGACGCGTGCAGGCCGACGGCGAAGGGCGACACGATGGTGCGCGCCGGGGGGCAGGTGACGATCGTGCCGCGGCGTGCGGGCGAGAACGGCGAgggcagcagtagcagcggcgccagcaaCGGGGCaggctcgagcgccgccgctgccgcgcacgacggcggcgtcacgcTCGATATTGTGCGGCTCCCGGCCTCGCAGCTGCGCTTCTTCccggggcagcggcgcgagccgagCGGGCGGCACAGCAGCCGGTCGCTCGACAACGAGGTGGGCCGGAGCGCGgacagcgtgcgcgcgctgaGCGCGaccgagcgcgcggcgcggcggcagcgcgcgcgcacacacgcGGGCACGTTCAGCCCCGACgacccgctgccgccgccgccggggaaGAGCACGAAGCGCGTCgtgcggctgcggccgccgcgcgagctcgcgcctgcgcctgcggcgGGGGAGCAGAGCCTGGCCACGCGCCTGAGCATGCTGTtcagcgtcgcgccgccgccggcgcaccccgctgccgctgcggcgtcggcttcgtcCCCCCGCGTGAGCTCGACGGGCGGCTCGCGCCCCACGTCGGGCGCAAGCACGCCGAGCTACCaccccgccgtgccggccgtcgagctcgagatggacgcgcgtgccgtgccgcgccggACGGATGTGCGCCCAGAGGACCTGCGCCGcatggcctcggcgggcgggcacaTCAAGCCCCGCAAGCCGACTGACAAGAAGCGCGACTAG
- the Sf3b1 gene encoding Splicing factor 3B subunit 1, whose amino-acid sequence MSEEDGSYPRLTSYTAPQDILDEHAQMAEEDDAPDEIQDRAKSKQISARQSDYQLRRFNRRDGQGEGEDESYELRMRRVELEREEERVRRHKEKLAQEEAEKAAIEKREPAGGDDKTPPRSQVADDATPPRGAIGDAGSPPTTRRRRWDEPEAEVKEEKPDADEPAPKKRRSRWDQTPEDKGEVAEAAPKRSRWDQKPDVEESSSAVASSSSNGDAKPSQAMVEDRRYRAITDDELNSLLPGSAEGYSIVPVPEDYVPSAPVRKMVSASSQHAESSGFMMQDENAAARAVAAAGGFQGAGEQTEIDGIGTLQFLKPEDAQYFAKVLGEGGGEADDVMYSLDELKERKIMRLLLKIKNGTPPVRKTALRQITDKAREFGAGPLFDKILPLLMERTLEDQERHLLVKVIDRVLYKLDDLVRPYVHKILVVIEPLLIDEDYYARVEGREIISNLAKAAGLAHMISTMRPDIDHVDEYVRNTTARAFAVVASALGIPALLPFLKAVCRSKKSWQARHTGIRIIQQIAVMMGCAVLPHLRNLVDAVADGLQDDQQKVRTMTALALAALAEAAAPYGIESFDNVLKPLWIGLRQHRGKTLAAFLKAIGYIVPLMDPEYAGYYVRECMPILIREFQTSDEEMRRIVLQVIKQCAGTEGVTPTFVRQDILPEFFKAFWVRRMALDRRNYKQLVETTVELASKAGVSDIVGRISNDLKDESEPYRKMVMETITKVVQNNGAADIDERLEVQLIDGIIFAFQEQTLEDNVMLDGFGAVVAALGSRVKPYLPQIVSMILWRLTNKSAKVRMLAADLTTKLAPIIKQNDEDALLSKLGVVLFEQLGEEYPDALGSIIAAEAAIANVVGMTQMNPPVKDLLPRMTPILRNRHEKVQEATINLIGRIADRGAEFVAAKEWMRICFELLDLLKAHKKAIRRAAVNSFGYIAKAIGPQDVLSVLLTNLKVQERQSRVLSTVAIAIVAETCGPFTCIPAILNEYRTPELNVRNGCLKALAYVFEYVGEMSKDYIHSVVGLLEDSLTDRDHVHRQTACAIVKHLTIGVAGLGYEEALTHLLNLVWPNILETSPHVIGGVMDAIEAMRIGIGPGVVLSYVLQGLFHPARRIREVYWRMYNTLVLGAVDAMVPFYPALGSAADLASGQDYTRHHLLMWV is encoded by the exons ATGTCTGAAGAAGACGGGTCCTACCCCCGCCTCACGTCGTACACGGCGCCGCAGGATATTCTCGACGAGCATGCGCAGatggccgaggaggatgacgccCCGGATGAGATCCAGGACCGCGCCAAGTCGAAGCAGATCTCGGCGCGCCAGAGCGACTACCAGCTGCGACGATTCAACCGTCGTGATGggcagggcgagggcgaggacgagagcTACGAGCTGCGCatgcggcgcgtcgagctcgagcgcgaagAGGAGCGCGTGAGACGGCACAAGGAGAAGCTCGcgcaggaggaggccgagaaggcggcGATTGAGAAGCgcgagccggccggcggcgacgacaagacgcCACCACGATcgcaggtcgccgacgacgcaacCCCGCCCCGTGGCGCTATTGGCGACGCCGGGTCCCCACCTACCACGCGCAGGCGGAGATGGGACGAGCCCGAagccgaggtcaaggaggagaagccggatgccgacgagcctGCACCCAAGAAGCGCCGCTCGCGATGGGACCAGACGCCAGaggacaagggcgaggttgCCGAGGCTGCGCCGAAGCGGTCGCGCTGGGACCAGaagcccgacgtcgaggagtcgagctcggctgttgcgtcgtcgtcaagtAATGGCGATGCCAAGCCCTCCCAGGCCATGGTCGAGGACAGGCGATACAGAGCTatcaccgacgacgagctcaactCGCTGCTTCCTGGTTCCGCGGAGGGTTACTCGATTGTGCCGGTCCCCGAGGACTATGTCCCCAGCGCACCCGTCCGCAAGATGGTCTCGGCGTCATCGCAGCATGCTGAGAGCAGCGGGTTCATGATGCAGGACGAGAACGCCGCGGCACgagctgtcgctgctgctggtggatTCCAGGGCGCTGGCGAGCAGACGGAGATCGACGGCATCGGAACCCTCCAGTtcctcaagcccgaggacgcCCAGTACTTCGCCAAGGTGCTCGGTgagggtggtggcgaggccgacgacgtcatgtactcgctcgacgagctcaaggagcgcAAGATTATGCGTCTGCTGCTCAAGATCAAGAACGGTACTCCACCCGTGCGAAAGACTGCGCTGCGACAGATCACCGACAAGGCACGCGAGTTTGGCGCCGGCCCATTGTTCGACAAGATCCTCCCGCTGTTGATGGAGCGCACGCTCGAGGACCAGGAACGGCACTTGCTCGTCAAGGTCATTGACCGTGTGCTCTACAAGCTCGACGATCTTGTTCGCCCCTACGTCCACAAGATTCTTGTGGTCATTGAGCCCCTGCTTATTGACGAGGACTACTATGCGCGTGTCGAGGGTCGCGAGATTATCAgcaacctcgccaaggctgccggTCTCGCCCACATGATCTCGACCATGCGTCCTGATATCGACCACGTGGACGAGTATGTGCGCAACACGACTGCCCGTGCGTTCGCGGTTGTCGCTTCGGCGCTCGGCATTCCCGCCCTTCTGCCCTTCCTCAAGGCCGTGTGTCGCTCCAAGAAGAGCTGGCAGGCTCGCCACACCGGTATTCGTATCATCCAGCAGATTGCCGTCATGATGGGCTGTGCGGTGCTCCCCCACCTGCgcaacctcgtcgacgccgtcgccgatggCCTGCAGGACGACCAGCAAAAGGTCCGCACAATGactgcgcttgcgcttgcggcTCTTGCTGAGGCTGCCGCGCCTTACGGTATCGAGTCGTTTGACAATGTCCTCAAGCCGCTTTGGATCGGCCTGCGCCAGCACCGTggcaagacgctcgccgccttcctcaaGGCGATCGGATACATTGTCCCGCTCATGGACCCCGAGTACGCGGGTTACTACGTGCGCGAGTGTATGCCCATTCTCATCCGCGAGTTCCAGacgtcggacgaggagatgcGCCGCATCGTGCTGCAGGTCATCAAGCAGTGTGCTGGCACTGAGGGTGTCACGCCGACATTCGTCCGCCAGGACATTCTCCCAGAGTTCTTCAAGGCATTCTGGGTCCGCCGCATGGCCCTCGACCGCCGCAACTACAAGCAGCTGGTCGAGACGactgtcgagctcgccagcAAGGCCGGTGTCTCTGACATTGTCGGCCGCATCTCCAACGACCTCAAGGACGAGAGCGAACCATACCGCAAGATGGTCATGGAGACGATCACAAAGGTGGTCCAGAACAATGGCGCTGCGGATATCGacgagcgactcgaggtccAGCTTATCGACGGCATCATCTTCGCGTTCCAGGAGCAGACCCTCGAGGACAATGTCATGCTGGATGGCTTTGGCGCTgttgtcgccgcgcttggctCGCGCGTCAAGCCCTACCTCCCGCAGATTGTGTCGATGATTCTGTGGCGCTTGACAAACAAGTCTGCCAAGGTCCGTAtgctcgctgccgacctGACAACAAAACTCGCCCCGATTATCAAGCAaaacgacgaggacgcgctgcTCAGCAAGCTCGGTGTTGTGCTGTTCGAGCAGCTCGGTGAAGAGTACCCCGATGCTCTTGGAAGTatcatcgccgccgaggctgccatCGCCAACGTTGTCGGCATGACCCAAATGAACCCGCCCGTCAAGGACCTGCTTCCGCGCATGACGCCAATTCTGCGTAACCGACACGAAAAGGTGCAAGAGGCGACCATCAACTTGATTGGTCGTATTG CCGACCGTGGTGCCGAGTttgtcgccgccaaggagtGGATGCGTATCTGTtttgagctgctcgacctgctcaaggCGCACAAGAAGGCTATTCGTCGTGCGGCCGTCAACTCGTTTGGCTACATTGCCAAGGCCATTGGTCCCCAGGACGTGCTGAGTGTTCTCCTCACCAACCTCAAGGTGCAGGAGCGTCAAAGCCGTGTCTTGTCGACTGTCGCCATTGCCATTGTCGCCGAGACCTGTGGTCCTTTCACGTGTATCCCCGCCATTCTCAACGAGTACCGCACGCCGGAGCTCAATGTCCGCAACGGTTGTCTCAAGGCATTGGCGTACGTGTTCGAGTACGTTGGAGAAATGTCGAAAGACTACATCCACTCGGTTGTCGGTCTGCTCGAGGACTCGCTCACCGACCGTGACCACGTCCACCGACAAACCGCATGTGCGATTGTCAAGCACCTGACGATTGGTGTTGCCGGCCTGGGCTACGAGGAGGCGTTGACGCACCTGCTCAACCTCGTGTGGCCCAACATCTTGGAGACAAGTCCACACGTCATTGGCGGTGTCATGGACGCTATCGAGGCTATGCGCATCGGTATCGGACCTGGTGTCGTGTTGAGTTATGTCTTGCAGGGCTTGTTCCACCCAGCGCGACGAATCCGTGAGGTCTACTGGCGAATGTACAACACGCTCGTCTTGGGCGCGGTTGACGCCATGGTGCCATTCTACCCTGCATTGGGGTCGGCTGCTGACCTGGCGTCTGGACAAGACTACACGCGCCACCATTTGCTCATGTGGGTTTAA